TATACTGCCAGAATTGCAGTAAAACTGCTAGAGCACACTTCTCCATCATATATCATATCCtaccccaatgcacatgcaaaaACATACCAATATCTCATGTTACATGATCATaatgaaacaaatttattaatgcTTACACAAGTTTCATTAAAACAGATTATGTCACATAGCCTACATAGAGTTTTACTAATCAGAGTTATGCTTTACTAACATGCAAACATTTAGATTATGTATTTCACGGTCTTACTAGATTACAAAATATCTACCTACctattttcaaaaatctcaCTTTTAGCCAAATAGGGGCCACAAACTACCCAAAATAGGCCCACACTCTTGTGTGGCCCACAGACCTTACTTGACCAGGCCGTGTGGCCCACGATCTACCACATGGCCTACCaaacggccgtgtgacccacactACTTCCCACAGGGTTTACCACACAGTTGTGTGACCCACATGGTCTACCACAAGGCTTAACATACAGTTGTGTGATGTACATGGTCTACCACACGACcaaccacacgaccgtgtgatgCAGTCTGCCAGCTTCGATCACAAAATTCTagattttttgtgattttttagtgTTCTCGGGTTAGAAAGACACACATGAACACTTTTGGTATGTTGTCTcaacaacaaaaattttggAATCCACATACGAAATCCAAATCGAACCAATTAACTAATACACATACTAATACAACCTAAATAATCGGTTCCTATAAACTAAACGAAACTAACCTTTAATTTGAACATTTAAACACTTACCCTTGGAGAAGAACAAGAGCCTTTAACAACACTTAACTCACTAGAGGATCATTGTGTGTCACACAATATTCCTTTATCAATACAAGAATGTTCAAACTcaacattaaaacaaattaaaagtccACTTAACTCCATGTGAATTGAAGAAGAACACCacaaaaatatggaaaaatatgaaaaccacAAAACACAAGGAAGAAAACAGAGGAAGTGACTGCAAGAGAggaatgaagaagaaagaacagTAGAAGCAATTTTTTTATCAGCCCAAAGTTCATaggaaacaaaagaaagaaggaagacTGTGAAGGTTTATaggaaacaaacaaagaaagaagaatgtGAATTGTACCTGCATACTACTGCTCACTAAGAATTTGAATGTTACCCACATACTACTGTTTTGGGGGAACATGAAACCTAAGGACAAGTTGAAGCCTTATCATTAAACCAGAGAAATATCAACAAAATTCAAGGAAGGAATCAAACAATTGAAGGAGCTCTAGCACACAACCAAAACACTTAACTACTGAACCAAATCAAATAAAcccataaattataaaattttgggcgttacaactctcggttcactaacccaatttctactaacccggtttttgggatgtgacaataTTTATTtccctaaaagaaaatataagcaCAATAAAAAAAGGGAATAGAAAATGGAAAGAGTccaaatcaaataaatacacctccatatatatatcttatCATTTCGAAAGGGAAAGCACAATAGGTCCAACATGAAACTCTCTTAACCCAACCCTTTTGTGGATAATAAAAGCATTTTCTATTAATGTACTCGAGCATTGtcattactaaaaataaaaatcttaccctattaaattcaaaattcaaaatatgaagtttaaataaaatgggaagaaatttacatttcattttattagttACCTGGAATCATGTTTGTCCACGAAATTAATGAATATGTTGATGCTATAtcctataatatatttatatcaacTAAAACTGTAATTCATAAAGGTTATTcatcacaaaaaaattattaggcaaactaacaaaacaaaataatgccTAAAAACAATGACAACTTGAAACCTAAGTTTCACGGTTTCAAAATGTTAGCTATTAAAacaagatatttaatttaaaatagaaaaaaacaatatataagtTAGCTCTCTCTCCATTAATTTTAAGCATTAAAAAGTAAAGAATTCAATAAACATTTGTTACCCTTATCTCTTTGATATTAGAATAATTTCAAATGGAATTTCGGGGAGTAATCTTTGttagttttcttatttttcaacttGGAGTTAACTCCAATGCCTTTTCAATGAATGATTTGATAAGCAAATTGCCAGGACAACCAGATGTTAATTTCAGGCAATTTGCTGGATATATTGATGTGGATGAAAATGTCGTTGGTCGAAgtcttttttactattttgttgaAGCTGAAAAGATCCCTAACTCAACCCCTCACTGTTTGGCTAACTGGAGGTTaacttctttgaatttttttattgtagtttTTGATGTTATGCCGATTTTCAGTAGGTATCCTATATGAATAAGTTAGATAAAATTTACTATGCTCAAGCGAAAGCAAAGGAAGCTAGGGCTTGACCCCATTGGTTAAACGTTACAAATGCTTTTTAGCCTTTCCCAAAAGCttagaattcaatttaatccccttTTGCCCCTTCAAATGGAAACATTATCACTTTTTGCCCTCGTTAGAAagtaattattcaatttaggcCATTTCCATGCAAAGATTTTAGCTTTATCTCCATCCCTAACACAAAATTTATAGCCTTTCCCTGATTATGATTTTTCCTCATCTGGAAAGCCATACGTTTAAACATATATTGAATACTTGTCGAACTAGACTAGTCGTTACGTTAGATCGAACCATTACTCTATTTTTCTAGCTTTACTTAAGTCTAGCTGATAAGTTTGTTTGATTACTCACATATAATAAAATCTTTAGTGTAATACTATTCAGGACCAGGGTGTTCTTCAGTTGGAGATGCCTTTGGAAGTGTTGGTCCTTTTATTGTTACAAAAGATGCTCATGGTCTCCAAACAAATATCTTATCTTGGAACAAAGGTTGTCTAACTTCCTACGCTTAtcttttattgatattttttttgtgtgtatatatatcatgtttcattcttattttttcatatccatataaatttatcaaaatatattaaatgttttagaactatatataaaatgttacaCTACGTCTCGTTTtcattattgtgattaaatgaaTTGCATTGTCTttcttatattgtttttttttgtatttctatatctatataaaatTCTGTCAAATATATGTTTCAGTATCAAATCTATTGTTTATCGACTCCCCTATTGGATCTGGATGGTCGTATTCAAACACAAGTAGTGATTATAATAACGGAGATGATAGCACTAGTAAGATCGTAGTATATATTCttcattattaattaaaatagtttggatattatatatattgatagtTTTCAATTGTTTGTTTCGTACAGATAAAATATTGCTTACATTTATGCAAAAATGGTATGAAAAATATCCAGTCTTCAAGTCAAAAGATCTATATCTAGCTGGATCAAGTTTTGCAGGTGAACAATCTCTTATCTTGTTGTATaccaacatatttttaatacaccaaaacatacttaatgaataactaaacaaaatataatgCGCATATAGTCTTTTCTATCTATATATTGtactttattatttacatatcaaGATTGCAACACTTATATTTTAGATTCAAActcaaataattaatcaaatttcttattaaattaataattttgtaaaaataattcaaaaaatataaatattttcataatttatttttttgaaacatacttctctaattgaatatgtcaaactaattatttaatagaaatataacAATCAAATGATCTTGTCTTAATACGAGTTATGGATAAGTCTCTATGCAACAATACaaacaatataaaatgttagttactataattaaatttgaggATTTTATTTCAGGACACTTCGTACCAAATCTTGCTAATGCTTTACTCGACGACAACAAGCAATCCAAACAGTCGAAATTTAACCTCAAAGGATTGGTTGTAAGTAAAATTGTAtctaattaatcaaatttaattgccactttaatatatatttgcataAAAGGATTAGTTAGAAATGTTCATGCTTGAGTAACTTGCCTAATTCGAGAAGGCTTAGCTTTATTTTATTGGATTAGGATACCGACTTCTATGTTTTTGATCAAGCCATTATCACTGTTATTATTGTTCATTAGGTTACATCATAGACAGtacattttgatttaaattaagcatccacactatcataaaaaaaataaaattacgcTGAAATATTCGGGCCtagataaaacaaaaataacatgtGTTGCAGCTCAAATCTCCCGAAAACATGGTTAGGTTCAATTCaatgttaatttaaatattttatggtgaactttattttttttaattgtaactATTTTGAACAGCTGGGAAACCCAATGCTTCGTAAAAAGCTAGACGATATTGCaaaaattgatttctttttctctcggGAGATGATAAACAGCTCGTTGTATAACGAAATCAAGAAAGAATGCAAcgccattgatgaaaataattACTTTTCTAGCATCAAAACCACTTGGAGCACAAAATGCAAAAACCTTGTGTTTGAGGCCGATTTGGCTGCGTTCAAGACCGATGCTCATAATTACTCCCCACAGAAGCTATTTGATGTGTTTCGCCCTCCTTGTGCTGAAACTGAGCAAGATTTGAACTTAGGAAAACaggttttcatttatttctttacattcCTCTTACTTTACTTCAATTTGAAACTGCGAATAACATACGTTCGTATAGAATCGAATTAACTGATCAACCGAGTAGAGCtaatttgtgttattttcttttattggtcATAGCAAAAgcataaaactttattttttggtCCAGGTTCCTATAGTTAGCACAGAAGTAGACATGTGCCATCCATTAAGGGTGCAATTTTACTTTAATCTCCCGGAAGTTCAAAAAGCTTTCCATGGGAATCAAACAAACTTGTCATATAGATGGAAGGGTTGTTTCACGTAAGTTCTcccttaaaatttgaaaataattgatgttttttttttccagataTGTTGATATAACtactttttagaaattattttaaattcaagttttaagACTCAGCGGTCAATTTTCCTTATTTCCATATTGTCACCTCTTGTTttggtaaaataaataaattacttatttattgaGGTGGATGTTGTGTAAAAATTGTTAACcgtaaaattttcattatatgtCACTCTTATTTATTTAGAGCTAATTTTAAATACAACGAAGCTGATAAGGACCTTGACATGCTTCCTGCGCTTAAAAATCTTCTTCAACTATCCGTTCCCATTACAATATTCAGGTTGGTATTGTATTTGTACGCCCTACTTTTTCCAATACTTTCTTGAAATAAGTTAAATAAGTATGAAGAATCGAAGtgaaagattttgaaaagaaattctCGTGCCATTTgactgattttttattttattttatt
This sequence is a window from Gossypium raimondii isolate GPD5lz chromosome 5, ASM2569854v1, whole genome shotgun sequence. Protein-coding genes within it:
- the LOC105768521 gene encoding LOW QUALITY PROTEIN: serine carboxypeptidase-like 44 (The sequence of the model RefSeq protein was modified relative to this genomic sequence to represent the inferred CDS: inserted 2 bases in 1 codon); protein product: MEFRGVIFVSFLIFQLGVNSNAFSMNDLISKLPGQPDVNFRQFAGYIDVDENVVGRSLFYYFVEAEKIPNXQPLTVWLTGGPGCSSVGDAFGSVGPFIVTKDAHGLQTNILSWNKVSNLLFIDSPIGSGWSYSNTSSDYNNGDDSTNKILLTFMQKWYEKYPVFKSKDLYLAGSSFAGHFVPNLANALLDDNKQSKQSKFNLKGLVLGNPMLRKKLDDIAKIDFFFSREMINSSLYNEIKKECNAIDENNYFSSIKTTWSTKCKNLVFEADLAAFKTDAHNYSPQKLFDVFRPPCAETEQDLNLGKQVPIVSTEVDMCHPLRVQFYFNLPEVQKAFHGNQTNLSYRWKGCFTANFKYNEADKDLDMLPALKNLLQLSVPITIFSGDQDGIIPIEGTLQHLEKLAEELNIKLTKKETWNFGTKEGGLKYEFGDLLKFLTVKGGNHHVTSSRPSQAFSIFTSFTIKWMH